Below is a window of Vibrio sp. SS-MA-C1-2 DNA.
TGACCACCAATAATCGTAATCGGTCTCAACTCAGGATTCAGACATTTAAAACCTGAATCCTTCTCACTGGTATAAGATTCTCGCATAATACGGCGTAAAATATCTTCGATCAGATCCGCAGGGACACCTTGTTTCTCCGCGTCTTCACGACGAGCTTGTAACATTGATGCTTCACGAGAAGGAACATAGATTGGCAAACCATGTTGACTTTTCACCTCTCCTACCTCAGCAACTAAGGCTAAACGACGGACTAACAGATCGATCAGTGCACTATCTACCTGATCGATTTGATTTCTTAAATGATCTAATTCTACAGCCATACTACTCTATTATCCTTTACAGCGATCTGACAAAAATGGCACTAACTCTTGATGAGCATGGCGTAGCAAGGTTTCAGTATCCTGCCAATTAATACAAGCATCAGTGATTGAAACTCCGTATGCCATCTCATCACGCTTAAGATCCGCAGATTGATTCCCTTCATTAATATGGCTCTCTAGCATCAAACCAATGATTGATCGATTACCTTCACGGATCTGCTTAATCGCATCTTCTGCAACTAATGGTTGTCTGCGGAAATCTTTACGTGAATTAGCGTGACTACAGTCTATCATTATTGCTGAATTTAAACCTGCAGATTCCATCTCTTGCTCACACTCTTTAACAGAGACTGAATCATAGTTAGTTTGCTTACCACCACGAAGAATCACATGACCGTCTGGATTACCTTTAGTATTTAATAAAGCGACTTGACCATCTTGATTAATCCCCATAAAACGATGTCCTGATGCCGCCGCTTCCATCGCATTAATCGCTGTTGCTAAGCTACCATCTGTCCCATTTTTAAAACCGATAGGCATTGAAAGACCGCTTGCCATTTCACGATGGGTTTGAGATTCAGTCGTACGCGCACCAATCGCAGCCCAACTAAACAGATCGCCAATATATTGAGGGCTAATTGGATCAAGAGCTTCAGTTGCCAGTGGGATCTCCATTTCTGTCAGATCAAGAAGAAGCTGACGACCAATATGAAGACCTTCTGTAATATTAAATGAGCCATCTAACTGAGGATCATTAATTAATCCTTTCCAACCTACCGTGGTTCTTGGCTTTTCGAAATAAACACGCATCACGATATACAGTTGATCGCTTAACTCTGCAGAGAGTTTTTTAATTTCACGGGCGTATTCTTTTGCCGCATCAAGATCATGGATTGAACATGGTCCACAAACAACTAATAAACGCGGATCTTTCTTTTCTAAAATATTAGCAATCGTTTGACGAGAGTCAGCAATAAACTGCTGACCTTTATCACTCAAAGGAAGTTCTACTTTCAATTGTTGCGGTGTGATTAAGACTTGTTCGTCGCTGATGTGGATATTATTAAGCGTATCTTGTTCCATGATAGTTATTCCCTATTGAGTGCCGTATTTCTTATCGAAAAAGTGTTGGTGTTTATACAATGATGATTATCCTAACAACTCCTATAGATAACTCAATACCCTTTTGTAAAGTTATAATTACCTACTGTAAATATTTAATTACACTTAGTGTGTTTATCTAACTTTAGGAATAAAGAGGTTAAGCTTTGTATTTACTGACTTACAAGAAATAAATATTCAATATTATATATAAATATTTTTTCCAACCAATAACTGTAAAGTTAATGTTACATACTTATATCAACCAATCATTAGAAATCTAAATGCTGTTTTACACCATCTAAAACCAACATTAACAATAGAGAGGAACAGAGAAAATAATGAAAAACAAAGTGATGATCGAGCATTCAGACGTGAGCAATCAATGATAATGAGGTAGAAGGTAGAAGGTAGAAGGTAGAAAATAGAAGATAGAAGATAGAAGATAGAAGATAAAAACAAGAAGTGGAAAGTCAGAGTGTCGTCGGGATAAAAAGTCGTCTTAAGAATAGATCTAGGTATTAATCAATTGGATCAATAAAAAATCAAAGCCAGATAGACTAAAGGCCCGCATAAATGCGAGCCTCAGGCTTTATTTTTCACGATGTTCTAACATAAGCTGTTAGTGGCTTAGCCTAAACGCTCTTTAATACGTGCAGACTTACCAGAACGCTCACGTAAGTAGTAAAGCTTAGCACGACGAACTGCACCGCGACGCTTAACAGTGATGCTGTCAATTTGTGGAGAGTGAGTTTGGAACACACGCTCAACGCCTTCACCGTTTGAAATCTTACGAACAGTGAATGCAGAGTGAAGGCCACGGTTACGCTTAGCGATAACAACACCTTCGTATGCCTGTAGACGGCTACGAGTGCCTTCTACTACTTTAACCTGAACAACCACAGTGTCACCTGGGCCGAATGCAGGTACGTCTTTTTTCATTTGCTCTTGTTCGAGCTGTTTAATGATATTACTCATGTATATACCCTAGAATAAACTGAAACTAATGTATCTACTTGCTCGATTGATACTCACGTATAAATTCGGCAAGTAATAATTCCTGATCGTCAGTCAGAGCTAGGTTTTCCAGAAGCTCTGGTCTTCTTAGCCAAGTGCGGCCCAGCGACTGTTTCATTCGCCAGCGACTAATTGCCTGATGATTTCCGGACTTCAGTACACTCGGTACTTCAACACCATCTAAACATTCAGGACGAGTATAATGAGGGCAATCTAACAAACCATTTGCAAAAGAATCTTCTTCTGCTGACGCAAAATCTCCCAGCACACCCGGAATAAACCGAGCAACGGAATCAACTAGCGTCATAGCGGGTAGTTCACCACCACTGAGCACAAAATCACCGATAGACCACTCTTCGTCGACTTCAGTTTGTATTATGCGCTCATCTACACCTTCATATCGACCACAAATCAAGATTAACTTTTCATTGTTAGCCAACTCCTCAACACCAGCCTGATCAAGCTTTCGGCCTTGTGGAGAAAGGTAGATTACTTTAGCCTCATTGCCTGCGGTCTCTTTAGCTGCGGTGATAGCGTCGCGCAAAGGCTGCACCATCATCAACATACCAGGACCACCACCATAAGGTCGATCATCAACCGTACGATGTCTATCTGTAGTGAAATCACGAGGATTCCAACACTCTACAGATAAAAGACCTTTCTTTACCGCCTGGCCAGTTACTCCAAAATCAGTAATCGAGCGGAACATCTCTGGAAACAGGCTAATTATGCCAACCCACATGATGCTTACCTCTTACTAATTAATAGATTAAAAACCAGGATCCCAGTCAACTTCGATCCGTCGAGCTTCGGCATCAATATGCTTGATAACCTGCTCTTCGAGGAACGGGACTAATCGTTCCTTTTTCCCAAAAGCATCTTTGAGGTTTGCTTTCACAACTAAAACATCGTTAGAACCAGTTTCAAAGATATCGTCAACTTTACCTAGGTCGTAACCTTTGGTTGTAACAACACTCATACCGAAAAGATCTTTCCAGTAGAATTCTTCTTCTGGTAGATTCGGCAACTGATCGCCATAAACACCAATCTCGACATTAGCGTAAGCTTGCGCTTCCTCTCTAATACCTACCGATTGCAATTTACAGACATGTCCTTGATTGTGACGCTTCCAATCTTCAACTGGAAACTCAATCCACTCACCTTTAACTTTTAACAGCCAAGGTTTGTAAGAGAAGATACTCTCAGGAACTTCAGTGTACGAAAAAACTTTTAGCCAACCACGGATGCCGTACGACGCCCCTAGTTTTCCGACAACAATAATTTTGTCATCTTGCTGTTTGTTTGTTTCTACACCCATTGTATTACTCTCTAAATTAAGCCGCAGAAGCGTCTTTAATTAGTTTAGCTACACGATCTGAAACAGATGCGCCTAGACCTTGCCAGTGTGCTACACGGTCAAGATCAATACGACACTTCTCAGCAGAGCCTTGAGCAACTGGGTTGAAGAAACCAATGTTTTCGATGTAACGGCCGTTGCGTGCGCTGCGGCTATCTGTTACAACTACTTGATAAAATGGGCGTTTTTTAGCGCCATGACGTGCCAAACGAATGGTTACCATATCGTCCTCTTTGCATTACTAAAATAAATTGGCTCCAATTTATATCGGAGCCAGTACTGAAAAATAAAGCTCGGGGATTTTACTATTTACAGCATCAATTGCAACTTAATTCGTCGAATTCTGACAATTTTTATTGCATATACTTTAGTTATCACCAAGTTACTGCGAAAAATTATTAAAACTAATACTTAACGACCAGGAAAACCGCCGCCCATACCACCCATTCCGCCCATCATGCCTTTCATATTACGCATCATGTTTTTCATGCCGCCCTTCTGCATTTTTTTCATCATCTTCTGCATTTGGGTAAACTGTTTTAATAGTTTATTGACATCTTGTACCTGAGTACCAGAACCTGCGGCAATACGTTTTTTACGAGAGCCTTTAATTAACTCAGGGCGAGCACGCTCTTTACGTGTCATTGAGTTAATAATGGCTTCCATCTGACCAAACATCTTGTCGTCAACTTGGCCTTTTACATTATCAGGAAGTTGAGACATGCCTGGCAGTTTATCTAACATACCCGCCATACCGCCCATACCACCCATTTGTTGTAGCTGATCTCTAAAGTCTTCTAGGTCAAAACCTTTCTTGGCTTTAAATTTCTTCGCTAACTTCTGCGCTTTATCTTGGTCAACGTTTCGCTCTAAATCTTCAATAAGAGAAAGAACATCACCCATACCTAAGATACGAGAGGCAATACGATCGGGGTGGAAAGCTTCTAATGCATCAGTTTTTTCACCAACACCTAAGAATTTAATTGGCTTGCCTGTAATGTGACGAACAGAAAGCGCTGCACCACCACGAGCATCACCATCAACTTTTGTTAAGATAACACCGGTTAATGGTAGTGCTTCATTAAAGGCTTTAGCGGTATTCGCCGCATCTTGCCCTGTCATCGCATCGACAACAAACAGTGTTTCAACTGGCGTGACTGCGCTGTGGACATCGATGATTTCACCCATCATCTCTTCATCAACGTGTAAACGACCTGCGGTATCGACAATCACGACATCGTAGAATTTCAGTTTACCATGCGCAACAGCATCATTCGCAATATCGACGGGCTTCTGATCGGCAGTTGATGGGAAGAAGTCGATACCGATATCTTCTGCTAAAGTCTCAAGCTGCTTGATTGCGGCCGGACGATAAACATCGGCGGAAACAACTAAGACTTTCTTCTTGTGACGCTCTTTAAGCATTTTACCTAGTTTACCTACACTGGTTGTTTTACCAGCACCTTGTAAACCAGCCATTAAGATAACAGCAGGTGGTTGTGCGCTTAAATCTAGATCTTCATTCGAAGCACCCATCACAGCTTCAAGTTCAGCTTGAACTATTTTGATGAACTCTTGACCTGGAGATAAGCTTTTTGATACTTCATGCCCTACCGCACGCTCTTTGACATTCTTAACGAAGTCACGAACAACAGGTAGTGCTACATCAGCTTCAAGTAGAGCCATACGCACTTCACGCATGGTATCTTTAATATTGTCATCAGTTAATCGGCCTCGACCACTGATGTTCTTTAACGTTTTGGATAGACGATCCGATAAATTTTCAAACATATTATAGTTCGCTCACTATGCGGTAATTGTGTAGAGTATACCGCAATTTTAACAACACTTTAATCTTCAGATAGCTACTCTTTACTCTGCAAGGTATACTGAAGGCTCATTTTAGTAAAAAGTCGATTGATTTATGGAATTATTGTTAGCGATATCAACCGCCACCTTCTACATTTTAGCATTAAGCTTCATTATCCCTGGTTTAACACAGAACCAAGGGATCAATAAGAAGTATGTGCTTATTTTTGCCATATGTGCGCTTATTAGTCACCTTATTTTACTAAAAGATCTTATTTTCTTTAGCCATACAGATCAAAATTTGAGCATGCTCAACGTGGCTTCATTGATGAGTTTCATTTTAGCAATATTAAGCACGGCCATATTAACTCGCATAAAAATGTGGTTTTTATTACCCATCATTTATAGCTTTGCTGCACTAAATGCCTCTGCAGCAACCTTTATGCCAGGTGTATTTTTAACACACTTACAAACTCAACCACTATTGTTACTACATATTTCATTAGCGTTATTCTCGTATGCGATATTAATTTTAGCGACACTCTATAGTATCCAACTTGCTTACCTTGATAATAAGTTGCGATCTAAGAAAGGATTGACGATAAATCCAAATTTACCTCCGTTAATGATGGTTGAACGACAACTGTTTAAAATCATCCTGATTGGAAATAGCTTTTTAACACTCACATTGATCACGGGCAGCTTTTTTATCTATGACATGGTAGCACAAGGGCAGACTCATAAAGTGGTCTTCTCATTTTTAGCTTGGTGCATCTATAATTTAGTCTTATGGGGGCATCATCGTCAGGGCTGGCGAGGAAAAAAGTGATCTGGCTAAATATTATTGGTGCGATCCTGTTAACACTTGGTTACTTCGGCTCTCGCTTTGTGAGTGAGATTATCTTACATTAAGCTTTATCAACCGCGGTTAATATACTCGTCAAGTAAGAAGGGTATCGTACAACCTTAACCGCTATTTTTAATTAACTATAAAGGACACCTTTTGGACACCATATCGACAGAGATTTTACTCTCTATCCTGGTATTACTTATTATTGTTTCGGGCTATTTTTCTGGCTCTGAGACAGGCATGATGTCATTAAATCGCTATCGACTTAAGCACTTGGCTAGTCAAGGGCATAAAGGAGCGAAGCGAGTTGAGAAGTTACTTAATCGTCCTGATCGTCTGATTGGGCTCATTTTAATTGGTAACAATTTAGTTAACATTGTTGCTTCAGCGCTTGCAACAATTATAGGCATGCGTCTCTATGGTGATGTCGGTGTGGGTATCGCAACGGGTGTTCTAACGATTGTGATATTAGTTTTTG
It encodes the following:
- the rimM gene encoding ribosome maturation factor RimM (Essential for efficient processing of 16S rRNA), yielding MGVETNKQQDDKIIVVGKLGASYGIRGWLKVFSYTEVPESIFSYKPWLLKVKGEWIEFPVEDWKRHNQGHVCKLQSVGIREEAQAYANVEIGVYGDQLPNLPEEEFYWKDLFGMSVVTTKGYDLGKVDDIFETGSNDVLVVKANLKDAFGKKERLVPFLEEQVIKHIDAEARRIEVDWDPGF
- the rpsP gene encoding 30S ribosomal protein S16; amino-acid sequence: MVTIRLARHGAKKRPFYQVVVTDSRSARNGRYIENIGFFNPVAQGSAEKCRIDLDRVAHWQGLGASVSDRVAKLIKDASAA
- the rplS gene encoding 50S ribosomal protein L19; the encoded protein is MSNIIKQLEQEQMKKDVPAFGPGDTVVVQVKVVEGTRSRLQAYEGVVIAKRNRGLHSAFTVRKISNGEGVERVFQTHSPQIDSITVKRRGAVRRAKLYYLRERSGKSARIKERLG
- the ffh gene encoding signal recognition particle protein gives rise to the protein MFENLSDRLSKTLKNISGRGRLTDDNIKDTMREVRMALLEADVALPVVRDFVKNVKERAVGHEVSKSLSPGQEFIKIVQAELEAVMGASNEDLDLSAQPPAVILMAGLQGAGKTTSVGKLGKMLKERHKKKVLVVSADVYRPAAIKQLETLAEDIGIDFFPSTADQKPVDIANDAVAHGKLKFYDVVIVDTAGRLHVDEEMMGEIIDVHSAVTPVETLFVVDAMTGQDAANTAKAFNEALPLTGVILTKVDGDARGGAALSVRHITGKPIKFLGVGEKTDALEAFHPDRIASRILGMGDVLSLIEDLERNVDQDKAQKLAKKFKAKKGFDLEDFRDQLQQMGGMGGMAGMLDKLPGMSQLPDNVKGQVDDKMFGQMEAIINSMTRKERARPELIKGSRKKRIAAGSGTQVQDVNKLLKQFTQMQKMMKKMQKGGMKNMMRNMKGMMGGMGGMGGGFPGR
- the trmD gene encoding tRNA (guanosine(37)-N1)-methyltransferase TrmD produces the protein MWVGIISLFPEMFRSITDFGVTGQAVKKGLLSVECWNPRDFTTDRHRTVDDRPYGGGPGMLMMVQPLRDAITAAKETAGNEAKVIYLSPQGRKLDQAGVEELANNEKLILICGRYEGVDERIIQTEVDEEWSIGDFVLSGGELPAMTLVDSVARFIPGVLGDFASAEEDSFANGLLDCPHYTRPECLDGVEVPSVLKSGNHQAISRWRMKQSLGRTWLRRPELLENLALTDDQELLLAEFIREYQSSK
- a CDS encoding 3-deoxy-7-phosphoheptulonate synthase yields the protein MEQDTLNNIHISDEQVLITPQQLKVELPLSDKGQQFIADSRQTIANILEKKDPRLLVVCGPCSIHDLDAAKEYAREIKKLSAELSDQLYIVMRVYFEKPRTTVGWKGLINDPQLDGSFNITEGLHIGRQLLLDLTEMEIPLATEALDPISPQYIGDLFSWAAIGARTTESQTHREMASGLSMPIGFKNGTDGSLATAINAMEAAASGHRFMGINQDGQVALLNTKGNPDGHVILRGGKQTNYDSVSVKECEQEMESAGLNSAIMIDCSHANSRKDFRRQPLVAEDAIKQIREGNRSIIGLMLESHINEGNQSADLKRDEMAYGVSITDACINWQDTETLLRHAHQELVPFLSDRCKG